A window of the Brassica oleracea var. oleracea cultivar TO1000 chromosome C1, BOL, whole genome shotgun sequence genome harbors these coding sequences:
- the LOC106312583 gene encoding RNA-binding protein 25 isoform X2 has protein sequence MADNSSSPATVDPNSHRPEPSTPIPNPNPPTPPPQQHPQPFDPTKPQIFQPGPPYAPPQIPGSLVPNLPPPPQFRPGMQFPQVPNFQNPIPPPGSMPYQSQPPPNGMRPFTPMPNGYPAVPPPGVLRYPSPYPTMVRPGFIMRPPGTVGAVPIVQRPPIPGMPGLRPVMPPMIRPVLAPFAPPAEKPQTTIYIGKIATVENDFMMSILEFCGHVKGCLRAEDPTTKKPKGFGFYEFESAEGSLRAIRLLTKLTIDGQELLVNVNQATKEYLLKYVEKKIENAKKAKESQGEGPESEREKSVISAAPTVGETGKDGEPKSKENIDIANSALLTDEEREADKEAKEKIDNAIEERSKTNPLPPPPPPPPADVSGIELAFKSKDGDSNTNVSRTDSTANDVETPGEHSRPDTSSPDWSKRNDRRSRDRGEKEQEMDRYEREAERERLRKEREHRRKLEDAERAYQTRLRQWERKEREKEKERQYEKEKEKDKERKRKKEIRYEEEEDEDDDDSRRRWHRGAEERRRRRQREKEDDLADRLKEEEEVAEAKRIAEEQKLQQQQLDALRLLSGHAVIGSEPNQTSTIENDNKATLQTVGESFSEHHASDMEQNGSGNEMSMAVDNNSGSEAHAPSKKLGFGLVGSGKRTSVPSVFYEEDEEEAHKDKKMKPLVPIDYSAEEQEAVAHGGSGNTPPPHLALAAEFAKRISSSNPKEETTEGDKHRSKHSHDKPIHREREREKDRDRARDRGDGHGGSTKDGKDSGKAKTPDTKKLMDAKQLIDTIPKTKEELFSYEINWAMYDKHQLHERMRPWISKKIMEFLGEEEATLVDFIVLNTQQHVQAAQMLELLQSILDEEAEMFVLKMWRMLIFEIKRVEAGVPEHKRL, from the exons ATGGCCGACAATTCTTCTTCTCCGGCGACGGTAGATCCCAATTCGCACAGACCAGAGCCATCTACTCCGATTCCCAATCCAAATCCACCAACGCCACCGCCTCAACAACACCCACAGCCATTCGACCCAACCAAACCACAGATCTTTCAACCAGGTCCGCCGTATGCTCCGCCTCAGATTCCTGGTTCGCTTGTCCCCAATCTTCCGCCGCCACCACAATTCCGTCCCGGGATGCAGTTCCCTCAGGTTCCCAACTTTCAAAACCCTATTCCTCCTCCAGGATCCATGCCTTATCAATCCCAGCCTCCTCCCAATGGTATGAGACCTTTCACGCCTATGCCTAATGGCTATCCCGCTGTTCCTCCTCCCG GGGTTCTCCGGTATCCTTCTCCGTATCCAACAATGGTTCGTCCGGGTTTTATTATGCGCCCTCCTGGTACAGTCGGCGCTGTGCCAATTGTACAACGTCCACCTATCCCAGGAATGCCTGGTCTCCGTCCCGTAATGCCTCCTATGATTAGACCAGTTCTTGCGCCTTTCGCACCACCCGCAGAGAAACCCCAGACCACTATTTACATTGGCAAGATAGCAACCGTGGAAAATGACTTTATGATGTCTATTCTCGAG TTTTGTGGTCATGTCAAAGGCTGTTTACGTGCGGAAGATCCGACCACCAAGAAACCGAAAGGTTTTGGATTCTATGAATTTGAATCAGCTGAAGGGAGTCTTCGTGCAATACGCCTACTTACCAAACTAACTATAGATGGACAAGAGCTTTTG GTGAATGTTAATCAAGCAACAAAGGAGTATTTGCTAAAATATGTTGAGAAGAAAATTGAGAATGCAAAGAAAGCCAAGGAAAGTCAAGGTGAAGGTCCTGAGAGTGAGCGAGAAAAATCTGTAATATCTGCTGCGCCCACCGTTGGGGAGACGGGAAAGGATGGAGAACCAAAGAGTAAAGAAAACATTGATATTGCTAATTCTGCACTTCTAACTGATGAAGAAAGAGAAGCTGACAAAGAGGCTAAGGAGAAAATTGACAATGCTATTGAAGAAAGGTCAAAGACCAACCCTCTGCCTCCACCACCCCCACCCCCACCTGCTGATGTTTCAGGCATAGAGCTTGCTTTCAAATCTAAGGATGGAGACTCCAACACTAACGTATCTCGGACTG ATTCCACTGCAAATGATGTTGAGACTCCTGGAGAACATAGTAGGCCTGACACAAGTTCACCTGATTGGAGTAAGAGAAATGACCGTAGAAGCAGAGATAGAGGTGAAAAGGAGCAAGAAATGGATAGATATGAGAGGGAGGCTGAACGAGAACGATTGAGGAAAGAGAGAGAGCACAGGAGGAAGCTTGAGGATGCGGAGCGCGCTTACCAGACTCGTCTTCGACAGTGGGAACGCAAAGAAAGAGAAAAGGAGAAGGAACGACAGTACGAGAAGGAGAAGGAGAAAGACAAAGAGCGTAAGAGGAAAAAGGAAATCCGCTATGAGGAAGAGGAGGATGAAGACGATGATGATTCAAGAAGAAGATGGCATAGAGGTGCAGAAGAGAGAAGAAGACGGCGGCAAAGAGAGAAGGAGGATGACTTGGCTGATAGACTGAAAGAAGAGGAAGAGGTTGCTGAAGCGAAGAGGATTGCTGAGGAGCAAAAGTTGCAGCAACAGCAGTTAGATGCCTTAAGGCTCCTATCTGGACATGCAGTTATTGGAAGTGAACCGAATCAGACATCAACCATTGAAAACGATAATAAGGCAACTCTCCAAACTGTAGGTGAATCTTTCAGTGAGCACCATGCATCAG ATATGGAACAAAATGGTTCTGGTAATGAAATGTCCATGGCTGTTGATAATAACAGTGGGTCTGAGGCACATGCTCCCTCCAAGAAATTGGGATTCGGGCTTGTCGGATCCGGAAAACGGACATCTGTACCTTCTGTTTTCTATGAGGAGGATGAAGAAGAAGCGCATAAGGATAAGAAGATGAAACCTTTGGTTCCTATAGATTACTCAGCCGAGGAACAGGAAGCCGTGGCCCACGGTGGCTCAGGGAATACACCACCACCTCATTTGGCTTTAGCTGCTGAATTTGCAAAACGAATTTCGAGTAGTAATCCCAAGGAAGAGACAACAGAAGGCGATAAGCATAGGAGCAAACATTCTCATGATAAGCCAATCCACCGGGAAAGGGAACGGGAAAAGGACAGAGACAGAGCCAGGGACCGAGGCGACGGGCATGGTGGTTCAACCAAAGACGGTAAAGATTCTGGAAAAGCAAAGACACCTGATACCAAGAAGCTGATGGATGCCAAACAATTGATAGATACAATCCCAAAGACAAAGGAAGAGTTATTTTCTTACGAGATAAACTGGGCTATGTATGACAAG CACCAATTGCACGAAAGAATGAGGCCATGGATCTCAAAGAAAATCATGGAGTTTCTTGGAGAAGAGGAAGCCACACTGGTAGATTTCATTGTGTTAAACACTCAACAGCACGTGCAAGCGGCTCAAATGCTTGAGCTATTGCAATCGATACTAGATGAAGAAGCTGAGATGTTTGTTCTCAAGATGTGGAGAATGCTCATCTTCGAGATCAAGCGGGTCGAAGCTGGTGTCCCG GAGCATAAGAGACTCTAG
- the LOC106312583 gene encoding RNA-binding protein 25 isoform X3 codes for MVRPGFIMRPPGTVGAVPIVQRPPIPGMPGLRPVMPPMIRPVLAPFAPPAEKPQTTIYIGKIATVENDFMMSILEFCGHVKGCLRAEDPTTKKPKGFGFYEFESAEGSLRAIRLLTKLTIDGQELLVNVNQATKEYLLKYVEKKIENAKKAKESQGEGPESEREKSVISAAPTVGETGKDGEPKSKENIDIANSALLTDEEREADKEAKEKIDNAIEERSKTNPLPPPPPPPPADVSGIELAFKSKDGDSNTNVSRTDSTANDVETPGEHSRPDTSSPDWSKRNDRRSRDRGEKEQEMDRYEREAERERLRKEREHRRKLEDAERAYQTRLRQWERKEREKEKERQYEKEKEKDKERKRKKEIRYEEEEDEDDDDSRRRWHRGAEERRRRRQREKEDDLADRLKEEEEVAEAKRIAEEQKLQQQQLDALRLLSGHAVIGSEPNQTSTIENDNKATLQTVGESFSEHHASDMEQNGSGNEMSMAVDNNSGSEAHAPSKKLGFGLVGSGKRTSVPSVFYEEDEEEAHKDKKMKPLVPIDYSAEEQEAVAHGGSGNTPPPHLALAAEFAKRISSSNPKEETTEGDKHRSKHSHDKPIHREREREKDRDRARDRGDGHGGSTKDGKDSGKAKTPDTKKLMDAKQLIDTIPKTKEELFSYEINWAMYDKHQLHERMRPWISKKIMEFLGEEEATLVDFIVLNTQQHVQAAQMLELLQSILDEEAEMFVLKMWRMLIFEIKRVEAGVPVKSKA; via the exons ATGGTTCGTCCGGGTTTTATTATGCGCCCTCCTGGTACAGTCGGCGCTGTGCCAATTGTACAACGTCCACCTATCCCAGGAATGCCTGGTCTCCGTCCCGTAATGCCTCCTATGATTAGACCAGTTCTTGCGCCTTTCGCACCACCCGCAGAGAAACCCCAGACCACTATTTACATTGGCAAGATAGCAACCGTGGAAAATGACTTTATGATGTCTATTCTCGAG TTTTGTGGTCATGTCAAAGGCTGTTTACGTGCGGAAGATCCGACCACCAAGAAACCGAAAGGTTTTGGATTCTATGAATTTGAATCAGCTGAAGGGAGTCTTCGTGCAATACGCCTACTTACCAAACTAACTATAGATGGACAAGAGCTTTTG GTGAATGTTAATCAAGCAACAAAGGAGTATTTGCTAAAATATGTTGAGAAGAAAATTGAGAATGCAAAGAAAGCCAAGGAAAGTCAAGGTGAAGGTCCTGAGAGTGAGCGAGAAAAATCTGTAATATCTGCTGCGCCCACCGTTGGGGAGACGGGAAAGGATGGAGAACCAAAGAGTAAAGAAAACATTGATATTGCTAATTCTGCACTTCTAACTGATGAAGAAAGAGAAGCTGACAAAGAGGCTAAGGAGAAAATTGACAATGCTATTGAAGAAAGGTCAAAGACCAACCCTCTGCCTCCACCACCCCCACCCCCACCTGCTGATGTTTCAGGCATAGAGCTTGCTTTCAAATCTAAGGATGGAGACTCCAACACTAACGTATCTCGGACTG ATTCCACTGCAAATGATGTTGAGACTCCTGGAGAACATAGTAGGCCTGACACAAGTTCACCTGATTGGAGTAAGAGAAATGACCGTAGAAGCAGAGATAGAGGTGAAAAGGAGCAAGAAATGGATAGATATGAGAGGGAGGCTGAACGAGAACGATTGAGGAAAGAGAGAGAGCACAGGAGGAAGCTTGAGGATGCGGAGCGCGCTTACCAGACTCGTCTTCGACAGTGGGAACGCAAAGAAAGAGAAAAGGAGAAGGAACGACAGTACGAGAAGGAGAAGGAGAAAGACAAAGAGCGTAAGAGGAAAAAGGAAATCCGCTATGAGGAAGAGGAGGATGAAGACGATGATGATTCAAGAAGAAGATGGCATAGAGGTGCAGAAGAGAGAAGAAGACGGCGGCAAAGAGAGAAGGAGGATGACTTGGCTGATAGACTGAAAGAAGAGGAAGAGGTTGCTGAAGCGAAGAGGATTGCTGAGGAGCAAAAGTTGCAGCAACAGCAGTTAGATGCCTTAAGGCTCCTATCTGGACATGCAGTTATTGGAAGTGAACCGAATCAGACATCAACCATTGAAAACGATAATAAGGCAACTCTCCAAACTGTAGGTGAATCTTTCAGTGAGCACCATGCATCAG ATATGGAACAAAATGGTTCTGGTAATGAAATGTCCATGGCTGTTGATAATAACAGTGGGTCTGAGGCACATGCTCCCTCCAAGAAATTGGGATTCGGGCTTGTCGGATCCGGAAAACGGACATCTGTACCTTCTGTTTTCTATGAGGAGGATGAAGAAGAAGCGCATAAGGATAAGAAGATGAAACCTTTGGTTCCTATAGATTACTCAGCCGAGGAACAGGAAGCCGTGGCCCACGGTGGCTCAGGGAATACACCACCACCTCATTTGGCTTTAGCTGCTGAATTTGCAAAACGAATTTCGAGTAGTAATCCCAAGGAAGAGACAACAGAAGGCGATAAGCATAGGAGCAAACATTCTCATGATAAGCCAATCCACCGGGAAAGGGAACGGGAAAAGGACAGAGACAGAGCCAGGGACCGAGGCGACGGGCATGGTGGTTCAACCAAAGACGGTAAAGATTCTGGAAAAGCAAAGACACCTGATACCAAGAAGCTGATGGATGCCAAACAATTGATAGATACAATCCCAAAGACAAAGGAAGAGTTATTTTCTTACGAGATAAACTGGGCTATGTATGACAAG CACCAATTGCACGAAAGAATGAGGCCATGGATCTCAAAGAAAATCATGGAGTTTCTTGGAGAAGAGGAAGCCACACTGGTAGATTTCATTGTGTTAAACACTCAACAGCACGTGCAAGCGGCTCAAATGCTTGAGCTATTGCAATCGATACTAGATGAAGAAGCTGAGATGTTTGTTCTCAAGATGTGGAGAATGCTCATCTTCGAGATCAAGCGGGTCGAAGCTGGTGTCCCGGTAAAATCCAAAGCCTGA
- the LOC106312583 gene encoding RNA-binding protein 25 isoform X1 — MADNSSSPATVDPNSHRPEPSTPIPNPNPPTPPPQQHPQPFDPTKPQIFQPGPPYAPPQIPGSLVPNLPPPPQFRPGMQFPQVPNFQNPIPPPGSMPYQSQPPPNGMRPFTPMPNGYPAVPPPGVLRYPSPYPTMVRPGFIMRPPGTVGAVPIVQRPPIPGMPGLRPVMPPMIRPVLAPFAPPAEKPQTTIYIGKIATVENDFMMSILEFCGHVKGCLRAEDPTTKKPKGFGFYEFESAEGSLRAIRLLTKLTIDGQELLVNVNQATKEYLLKYVEKKIENAKKAKESQGEGPESEREKSVISAAPTVGETGKDGEPKSKENIDIANSALLTDEEREADKEAKEKIDNAIEERSKTNPLPPPPPPPPADVSGIELAFKSKDGDSNTNVSRTDSTANDVETPGEHSRPDTSSPDWSKRNDRRSRDRGEKEQEMDRYEREAERERLRKEREHRRKLEDAERAYQTRLRQWERKEREKEKERQYEKEKEKDKERKRKKEIRYEEEEDEDDDDSRRRWHRGAEERRRRRQREKEDDLADRLKEEEEVAEAKRIAEEQKLQQQQLDALRLLSGHAVIGSEPNQTSTIENDNKATLQTVGESFSEHHASDMEQNGSGNEMSMAVDNNSGSEAHAPSKKLGFGLVGSGKRTSVPSVFYEEDEEEAHKDKKMKPLVPIDYSAEEQEAVAHGGSGNTPPPHLALAAEFAKRISSSNPKEETTEGDKHRSKHSHDKPIHREREREKDRDRARDRGDGHGGSTKDGKDSGKAKTPDTKKLMDAKQLIDTIPKTKEELFSYEINWAMYDKHQLHERMRPWISKKIMEFLGEEEATLVDFIVLNTQQHVQAAQMLELLQSILDEEAEMFVLKMWRMLIFEIKRVEAGVPVKSKA, encoded by the exons ATGGCCGACAATTCTTCTTCTCCGGCGACGGTAGATCCCAATTCGCACAGACCAGAGCCATCTACTCCGATTCCCAATCCAAATCCACCAACGCCACCGCCTCAACAACACCCACAGCCATTCGACCCAACCAAACCACAGATCTTTCAACCAGGTCCGCCGTATGCTCCGCCTCAGATTCCTGGTTCGCTTGTCCCCAATCTTCCGCCGCCACCACAATTCCGTCCCGGGATGCAGTTCCCTCAGGTTCCCAACTTTCAAAACCCTATTCCTCCTCCAGGATCCATGCCTTATCAATCCCAGCCTCCTCCCAATGGTATGAGACCTTTCACGCCTATGCCTAATGGCTATCCCGCTGTTCCTCCTCCCG GGGTTCTCCGGTATCCTTCTCCGTATCCAACAATGGTTCGTCCGGGTTTTATTATGCGCCCTCCTGGTACAGTCGGCGCTGTGCCAATTGTACAACGTCCACCTATCCCAGGAATGCCTGGTCTCCGTCCCGTAATGCCTCCTATGATTAGACCAGTTCTTGCGCCTTTCGCACCACCCGCAGAGAAACCCCAGACCACTATTTACATTGGCAAGATAGCAACCGTGGAAAATGACTTTATGATGTCTATTCTCGAG TTTTGTGGTCATGTCAAAGGCTGTTTACGTGCGGAAGATCCGACCACCAAGAAACCGAAAGGTTTTGGATTCTATGAATTTGAATCAGCTGAAGGGAGTCTTCGTGCAATACGCCTACTTACCAAACTAACTATAGATGGACAAGAGCTTTTG GTGAATGTTAATCAAGCAACAAAGGAGTATTTGCTAAAATATGTTGAGAAGAAAATTGAGAATGCAAAGAAAGCCAAGGAAAGTCAAGGTGAAGGTCCTGAGAGTGAGCGAGAAAAATCTGTAATATCTGCTGCGCCCACCGTTGGGGAGACGGGAAAGGATGGAGAACCAAAGAGTAAAGAAAACATTGATATTGCTAATTCTGCACTTCTAACTGATGAAGAAAGAGAAGCTGACAAAGAGGCTAAGGAGAAAATTGACAATGCTATTGAAGAAAGGTCAAAGACCAACCCTCTGCCTCCACCACCCCCACCCCCACCTGCTGATGTTTCAGGCATAGAGCTTGCTTTCAAATCTAAGGATGGAGACTCCAACACTAACGTATCTCGGACTG ATTCCACTGCAAATGATGTTGAGACTCCTGGAGAACATAGTAGGCCTGACACAAGTTCACCTGATTGGAGTAAGAGAAATGACCGTAGAAGCAGAGATAGAGGTGAAAAGGAGCAAGAAATGGATAGATATGAGAGGGAGGCTGAACGAGAACGATTGAGGAAAGAGAGAGAGCACAGGAGGAAGCTTGAGGATGCGGAGCGCGCTTACCAGACTCGTCTTCGACAGTGGGAACGCAAAGAAAGAGAAAAGGAGAAGGAACGACAGTACGAGAAGGAGAAGGAGAAAGACAAAGAGCGTAAGAGGAAAAAGGAAATCCGCTATGAGGAAGAGGAGGATGAAGACGATGATGATTCAAGAAGAAGATGGCATAGAGGTGCAGAAGAGAGAAGAAGACGGCGGCAAAGAGAGAAGGAGGATGACTTGGCTGATAGACTGAAAGAAGAGGAAGAGGTTGCTGAAGCGAAGAGGATTGCTGAGGAGCAAAAGTTGCAGCAACAGCAGTTAGATGCCTTAAGGCTCCTATCTGGACATGCAGTTATTGGAAGTGAACCGAATCAGACATCAACCATTGAAAACGATAATAAGGCAACTCTCCAAACTGTAGGTGAATCTTTCAGTGAGCACCATGCATCAG ATATGGAACAAAATGGTTCTGGTAATGAAATGTCCATGGCTGTTGATAATAACAGTGGGTCTGAGGCACATGCTCCCTCCAAGAAATTGGGATTCGGGCTTGTCGGATCCGGAAAACGGACATCTGTACCTTCTGTTTTCTATGAGGAGGATGAAGAAGAAGCGCATAAGGATAAGAAGATGAAACCTTTGGTTCCTATAGATTACTCAGCCGAGGAACAGGAAGCCGTGGCCCACGGTGGCTCAGGGAATACACCACCACCTCATTTGGCTTTAGCTGCTGAATTTGCAAAACGAATTTCGAGTAGTAATCCCAAGGAAGAGACAACAGAAGGCGATAAGCATAGGAGCAAACATTCTCATGATAAGCCAATCCACCGGGAAAGGGAACGGGAAAAGGACAGAGACAGAGCCAGGGACCGAGGCGACGGGCATGGTGGTTCAACCAAAGACGGTAAAGATTCTGGAAAAGCAAAGACACCTGATACCAAGAAGCTGATGGATGCCAAACAATTGATAGATACAATCCCAAAGACAAAGGAAGAGTTATTTTCTTACGAGATAAACTGGGCTATGTATGACAAG CACCAATTGCACGAAAGAATGAGGCCATGGATCTCAAAGAAAATCATGGAGTTTCTTGGAGAAGAGGAAGCCACACTGGTAGATTTCATTGTGTTAAACACTCAACAGCACGTGCAAGCGGCTCAAATGCTTGAGCTATTGCAATCGATACTAGATGAAGAAGCTGAGATGTTTGTTCTCAAGATGTGGAGAATGCTCATCTTCGAGATCAAGCGGGTCGAAGCTGGTGTCCCGGTAAAATCCAAAGCCTGA